In Fibrobacter sp. UWB15, the following proteins share a genomic window:
- a CDS encoding DUF4912 domain-containing protein, which translates to MAIKKETETKSKVKTAKSATLKAMKDAEEKAVKAVAKVKKAAATKVSKISDEVKKVAAKKTTASKTATTKAAATKTAATKSASTKTATTKTAATKSTATKTAAAKTTTTKTAAKTNAKVASAKASKASEKDVAKLAQSFDAEYLVLMQKDPNWMHAFWEVSENRINEAKHGKGKIVLRLFDIADDLTVQRSKKRKFRDIEVPANARSWYVENTAGKSCVAVLGAVSGKNFMPIVESAPVMTFDKSAAAPAEDDAFAKASLGGNTLGNFMSSGFSSQTAESWLKKLGGNFGSSSESMFSGALSSAALQSNNIEVAKDSVNYGKDFFLWVKTRLIVYGGTRPDAHLQVRGEPFPLNPDGTFSFEEDLPDSTKIIPVFATDKDGDFPTTIVPIVVKRTE; encoded by the coding sequence ATGGCTATAAAAAAAGAAACTGAAACAAAGTCTAAGGTTAAGACTGCGAAATCTGCGACTCTCAAGGCAATGAAAGATGCTGAAGAGAAGGCTGTGAAGGCCGTAGCCAAGGTAAAGAAAGCTGCAGCTACCAAGGTGTCCAAGATTTCGGACGAAGTGAAGAAGGTCGCAGCCAAGAAGACGACTGCATCCAAGACGGCAACAACAAAGGCTGCTGCAACCAAGACCGCAGCGACGAAGTCTGCCTCTACCAAGACGGCTACGACGAAGACGGCAGCAACAAAGTCTACCGCAACGAAGACCGCTGCCGCGAAGACAACGACAACGAAGACTGCTGCTAAGACAAATGCTAAGGTTGCTTCTGCTAAGGCTTCCAAGGCATCCGAAAAGGATGTCGCCAAGCTCGCGCAGTCTTTCGATGCCGAATACCTGGTACTCATGCAGAAGGACCCGAACTGGATGCATGCCTTCTGGGAAGTATCTGAAAACAGAATTAATGAAGCAAAGCACGGTAAGGGAAAAATCGTTCTTCGCCTGTTCGACATTGCCGATGACCTTACGGTGCAGCGTAGCAAGAAACGTAAGTTCCGCGACATCGAAGTGCCCGCAAATGCCCGTAGCTGGTATGTCGAAAATACCGCCGGCAAATCCTGCGTGGCCGTTCTCGGTGCTGTATCCGGCAAGAACTTCATGCCCATCGTGGAATCGGCTCCGGTCATGACTTTTGACAAGTCTGCTGCCGCTCCTGCCGAAGACGATGCTTTTGCCAAGGCTTCTCTCGGTGGCAACACGCTCGGCAACTTCATGAGTTCCGGATTCTCGAGCCAGACGGCGGAATCTTGGCTCAAGAAGCTCGGTGGTAACTTCGGTAGCTCTTCGGAATCGATGTTCTCGGGAGCCCTTTCTAGCGCAGCCCTCCAGTCGAACAACATTGAAGTCGCTAAGGATTCCGTGAACTACGGTAAGGATTTCTTCCTGTGGGTCAAGACCCGCTTGATCGTTTACGGTGGAACTCGTCCGGATGCTCACCTCCAGGTGCGCGGCGAACCGTTCCCGCTGAATCCGGATGGTACCTTCAGCTTTGAAGAAGACCTGCCGGATTCTACGAAGATCATTCCGGTGTTTGCGACCGACAAGGATGGCGATTTCCCGACCACGATCGTTCCGATTGTCGTAAAGCGCACGGAGTAA
- a CDS encoding glycoside hydrolase family 57 protein, translated as MHAHLPFVRHPEYKRFFEENWLFEAISETYLPLVQAMRRLLEKGVPGTLNLSVSPPLIEMLSDESLLHKFSEHLKQQLKLIEKEVARNAGTDLETLSHFYLSRQHTLIDLWENRIHRNLLAEFLELEKAGKLNLLTCVGTHPFLPAYQSDPASIRMQLDVTVRTFERAFGRKPMGVWLPECGYFPGLDKYLAEYGLHYFFLETHGVLLASPTPKYGVFTPLRTTQGLYCMGREQKSSMEVWSRRTGYPGHPEYREFFTDIAKDRPRDYLGEYFFAGDTPIDSGFKYNRITGGEHKEIYRPWNAMKLAEDHARLFVVNREATISELLVNMDGHKAAMLCPYDAELFGHWWFEGPIFLEEMLMRAASSSVVEFAAADQVMTDSADPDVHEPAFSSWGEGGFGSVWINGETDKYYPQSYRMRAMIDHLVTIREKMGKGSPRGKLLTRYIKQMERELMLFQSSDWAFMIHNHSAEDYARRRLDDHYKNGHDLFAEACKAILRNSDKPAANSILPKLEANDNIFKWL; from the coding sequence ATGCACGCACATTTACCTTTTGTGCGGCATCCGGAATATAAACGCTTTTTCGAAGAGAACTGGCTGTTCGAAGCTATTTCTGAAACGTACCTGCCCTTGGTGCAGGCCATGCGCCGTCTCTTGGAAAAGGGCGTGCCTGGGACGCTTAACTTGAGTGTTTCGCCCCCGCTCATCGAAATGCTTTCGGACGAAAGCCTGCTCCATAAGTTTTCGGAGCACTTGAAACAACAGCTAAAGCTGATTGAAAAAGAAGTGGCCCGCAATGCGGGGACGGACTTAGAAACTCTTTCGCATTTTTACCTGTCTCGCCAGCACACGCTGATTGATTTGTGGGAAAATCGAATTCATCGCAACTTGCTGGCCGAATTTCTGGAACTCGAAAAAGCCGGAAAGTTAAACTTGCTCACTTGCGTGGGGACGCACCCGTTTTTGCCGGCGTACCAGAGCGATCCTGCCTCTATTCGTATGCAGCTCGATGTAACGGTGCGTACATTCGAACGCGCCTTTGGCCGTAAGCCCATGGGCGTGTGGCTCCCGGAATGCGGCTATTTCCCGGGCCTTGATAAGTACCTGGCTGAATATGGCCTGCATTACTTCTTCTTGGAAACCCATGGAGTGTTGCTTGCTTCGCCCACGCCCAAGTACGGCGTGTTCACGCCGCTGCGTACCACGCAGGGGCTTTACTGCATGGGCCGCGAACAGAAAAGTTCCATGGAAGTCTGGAGCCGCCGTACCGGTTATCCGGGGCATCCCGAATACCGTGAATTCTTTACCGATATTGCTAAAGACCGCCCGCGCGACTACCTAGGCGAATACTTCTTTGCTGGCGATACGCCCATTGATTCCGGTTTTAAGTACAACCGCATTACCGGTGGCGAACATAAGGAAATTTACCGCCCATGGAATGCCATGAAGCTTGCCGAAGACCATGCACGACTCTTTGTGGTGAATCGCGAAGCGACCATTTCGGAATTGCTGGTGAATATGGATGGCCACAAAGCCGCGATGCTTTGCCCTTACGATGCCGAACTTTTTGGACATTGGTGGTTTGAAGGCCCGATCTTCCTCGAAGAAATGCTGATGCGCGCCGCGTCTTCGTCGGTGGTGGAGTTTGCCGCCGCAGACCAGGTGATGACCGATTCTGCTGATCCCGATGTGCATGAACCGGCGTTCTCCAGCTGGGGCGAAGGCGGTTTCGGTTCTGTTTGGATCAACGGCGAAACAGATAAGTATTACCCGCAATCATACCGCATGCGCGCCATGATTGATCATTTGGTGACGATTCGTGAAAAGATGGGCAAAGGCTCTCCGCGTGGTAAACTTCTTACTCGCTATATCAAGCAAATGGAACGTGAACTGATGCTGTTCCAATCTTCGGACTGGGCGTTCATGATTCACAACCATTCCGCAGAAGACTATGCTCGTCGCCGATTGGACGACCATTATAAAAATGGTCATGATTTATTTGCGGAAGCTTGCAAGGCTATTTTGCGCAATAGCGATAAGCCTGCCGCGAATTCCATCTTGCCGAAGCTTGAAGCAAATGACAATATCTTTAAGTGGCTGTAG